In Cyprinus carpio isolate SPL01 chromosome A14, ASM1834038v1, whole genome shotgun sequence, a single window of DNA contains:
- the LOC109075089 gene encoding nocturnin-like: MGSSSSSRLFSTLAQTLSSAALTDPHVDADDYEYEQADPDALLRECEEVLRNRPPRMHRDFVTTRAGSLQNTPIRVMQWNILAQALGEGKDSFVRCPMEALNWSERKYLILEEILTYRPDVLCLQEVDHYFDTFQPVLASLGYQSSFCPKPCSPCLDVHNNNGPDGCALFFNRRRFQLLHTTHLRLSVMMLKTNQVAVVATLRCRLTGQVFCVAVTHLKARSGWEAFRSAQGAHLLQQLCDLTTQSHTEMDDENRTRVGESEEGIPLVVCGDFNAEPSEEVYRRFMTSPLGLDSAYKCLSEDGNTEPPYTSWKIRPSGESSSTLDYIWYSERAFQVDAVLRIPNEEQIGLNRLPSYHYPSDHLSLVCDLSFSQQPHRLM; encoded by the exons atgggaagcagcagcagcagtagacTCTTCAGTACTCTGGCCCAGACTCTGAGCAGCGCTGCGCTGACAGACCCACATGTGGATGCTGATGATTATGAGTATGAGCAGGCTGACCCGGACGCTCTGTTGCGTGAATGCGAGGAGGTTTTAAGGAACCGGCCTCCTCGAATGCACCGAGACTTTGTTACGACCAGAGCCGGCTCACTGCAGAACACACCCATCCGGGTCATGCAGTGGAACATCTTAGCACAAG CTCTGGGCGAAGGCAAGGACAGTTTTGTGCGCTGTCCGATGGAGGCGTTGAACTGGTCAGAGAGGAAGTATCTTATACTGGAAGAGATCCTTACCTACAGGCCAGATGTGCTGTGTCTACAGGAGGTGGACCACTACTTTGACACCTTCCAGCCTGTGCTTGCCAGCTTAGGATACCAGAGCAGCTTCTGCCCCAAGCCATGCTCCCCCTGCCTGGATGTTCACAATAACAATGGCCCCGATGGCTGCGCTCTTTTTTTCAACCGACGTCGCTTCCAGCTGCTCCACACCACTCACCTTAGACTCTCTGTCATGATGCTGAAAACCAACCAGGTGGCCGTCGTGGCTACGCTTCGCTGCAGGCTCACAGGTCAAGTCTTCTGCGTGGCAGTAACACACCTGAAAGCACGGAGCGGCTGGGAGGCGTTTCGCAGCGCACAGGGGGCTCATCTCCTCCAGCAGCTCTGTGACCTAACCACACAGTCACACACGGAGATGGATGATGAAAACCGGACTAGGGTTGGGGAAAGTGAAGAGGGTATTCCGTTGGTGGTATGTGGGGATTTTAATGCAGAACCAAGCGAGGAAGTGTACAGGCGCTTTATGACTTCTCCACTGGGGCTAGACAGCGCTTACAAGTGTCTGAGTGAGGACGGGAACACAGAGCCGCCCTACACCAGCTGGAAGATCCGGCCCAGCGGAGAGAGCAGCTCCACATTGGACTACATTTGGTACTCTGAAAGAGCGTTCCAGGTGGACGCTGTGCTGAGGATACCGAACGAAGAGCAGATCGGGCTCAACCGGCTTCCGTCGTATCATTATCCCTCTGATCACTTGTCACTGGTGTGTGACTTAAGCTTTAGTCAGCAGCCTCATAGGCTCATGTAG
- the LOC109101574 gene encoding complement C1q tumor necrosis factor-related protein 2-like isoform X2, translating into MHQLLAVCLLSLFSVLTADLSKKGRNFTIYSSQLSCSLPGPKGPQGSPGAAGPSGNIGKMGMPGVDGQDGKDGDSGEKGEKGEQGRPGNPGKYGPQGRPGLVGKAGPRGLKGVRGAPGVSGVPGIKGEMGDVGETGAAGGCACGAEARSAFSVAVTKSYPKEHTPIRFNRILMNEGNHYNVTSGKFNCVIPGVYYFTYDITLANKHLAIGLVQNGQYKIKTFDANTGNYDVASGSTILRLQKGDQVWLQIFYSEQNGLFFDPFWTDIFTGFLIFADQAT; encoded by the exons ATGCATCAGTTACTGGCTGTTTGCCTGCTGTCTCTGTTCTCTGTGCTGACTGCAGACTTGTCCAAGAAGGGCCGCAACTTCACTATCTATTCATCACAGCTTAGCTGCAGTTTGCCAGGCCCTAAGGGTCCTCAAGGGAGTCCAGGTGCAGCAGGCCCCAGTGGTAACATAGGCAAGATGGGGATGCCAGGTGTTGATGGCCAGGATGGGAAGGATGGTGACAGTGGAGAGAAGGGAGAGAAAG GTGAACAGGGTCGTCCTGGGAACCCTGGAAAATATGGACCACAAGGACGCCCAGGACTTGTTGGGAAGGCAGGACCACGAGGCCTTAAAGGGGTGCGAGGGGCACCTGGTGTGTCTGGAGTCCCTGGGATAAAAGGAGAGATGGGAGATGTGGGGGAAACGGGTGCTGCAGGAGGCTGTGCCTGTGGAGCAGAGGCACGATCTGCTTTCTCAGTAGCGGTAACCAAGAGCTATCCCAAGGAACACACGCCCATTCGTTTTAACCGTATTTTAATGAACGAGGGTAACCATTACAATGTCACCAGTGGCAAGTTTAACTGTGTGATTCCTGGTGTGTATTACTTCACATATGACATCACGTTGGCTAACAAACACCTGGCAATCGGGCTTGTCCAGAATGGCCAGTACAAGATCAAAACATTTGATGCCAACACAGGAAACTATGACGTGGCCTCAGGATCAACAATACTTAGACTGCAAAAAGGAGACCAGGTCTGGCTTCAGATCTTTTATTCAGAACAAAATGGACTGTTTTTTGATCCATTCTGGACGGACATCTTCACAGGATTTCTCATTTTTGCTGATCAGGCTACTTGA
- the LOC109101574 gene encoding complement C1q tumor necrosis factor-related protein 2-like isoform X1, producing MEIPYNKKSGPICSVCRHSCIMHQLLAVCLLSLFSVLTADLSKKGRNFTIYSSQLSCSLPGPKGPQGSPGAAGPSGNIGKMGMPGVDGQDGKDGDSGEKGEKGEQGRPGNPGKYGPQGRPGLVGKAGPRGLKGVRGAPGVSGVPGIKGEMGDVGETGAAGGCACGAEARSAFSVAVTKSYPKEHTPIRFNRILMNEGNHYNVTSGKFNCVIPGVYYFTYDITLANKHLAIGLVQNGQYKIKTFDANTGNYDVASGSTILRLQKGDQVWLQIFYSEQNGLFFDPFWTDIFTGFLIFADQAT from the exons ATGGAAATTCCCTACAACAAAAAATCTGGCCCCATCTGCTCTGTTTGCAGGCACAGCTGCATCATGCATCAGTTACTGGCTGTTTGCCTGCTGTCTCTGTTCTCTGTGCTGACTGCAGACTTGTCCAAGAAGGGCCGCAACTTCACTATCTATTCATCACAGCTTAGCTGCAGTTTGCCAGGCCCTAAGGGTCCTCAAGGGAGTCCAGGTGCAGCAGGCCCCAGTGGTAACATAGGCAAGATGGGGATGCCAGGTGTTGATGGCCAGGATGGGAAGGATGGTGACAGTGGAGAGAAGGGAGAGAAAG GTGAACAGGGTCGTCCTGGGAACCCTGGAAAATATGGACCACAAGGACGCCCAGGACTTGTTGGGAAGGCAGGACCACGAGGCCTTAAAGGGGTGCGAGGGGCACCTGGTGTGTCTGGAGTCCCTGGGATAAAAGGAGAGATGGGAGATGTGGGGGAAACGGGTGCTGCAGGAGGCTGTGCCTGTGGAGCAGAGGCACGATCTGCTTTCTCAGTAGCGGTAACCAAGAGCTATCCCAAGGAACACACGCCCATTCGTTTTAACCGTATTTTAATGAACGAGGGTAACCATTACAATGTCACCAGTGGCAAGTTTAACTGTGTGATTCCTGGTGTGTATTACTTCACATATGACATCACGTTGGCTAACAAACACCTGGCAATCGGGCTTGTCCAGAATGGCCAGTACAAGATCAAAACATTTGATGCCAACACAGGAAACTATGACGTGGCCTCAGGATCAACAATACTTAGACTGCAAAAAGGAGACCAGGTCTGGCTTCAGATCTTTTATTCAGAACAAAATGGACTGTTTTTTGATCCATTCTGGACGGACATCTTCACAGGATTTCTCATTTTTGCTGATCAGGCTACTTGA
- the LOC109101576 gene encoding LOW QUALITY PROTEIN: pre-mRNA-splicing factor SLU7-like (The sequence of the model RefSeq protein was modified relative to this genomic sequence to represent the inferred CDS: substituted 1 base at 1 genomic stop codon) — MSKKEGNVKVSEGVVDLEEPKKMTREDWRKKKELEEQRKLGNAPAEVDEEGKDINPHIPQYISSVPWYIDPSKRPTLKHQRPQTENEKRFTPIGDWYKRGVQEKPVSTKYRKGACENCGAMTHKKKECVERPRKVGAKFSGTDLAPDEHEQIQLSMDYDGKRDRWNGYDPDEHMRIVEEYAKVDLAKRTLKAQKLQEELASGKLMDQANSRKHLIDDAAQDHSSEDEDDDKYVDDFDMPGQNFDSKRRITVRNLRIREDIAKYLRNLDPNSAYYDPKTRAMRENPYSNTGKNPEEXKRREHFFSCWSNIVLCVSSAVFAWEAYEKGSEVHLQADPTKLELLHQSYRVKKDEFKEKQKESILEKYGGQEHLDAPPRELLLAQTEEYVEYSRHGAVLKGQEKAVACSKYEEDVLINNHTCIWGSYWKDGHWGYKCCHSMVKQSYCTGEAGKKVVSNSCIPFEDDEEEAQTSKEPKTLLQVHLHKKMKDKKKKKKSKKHRDSDSSDEEDEAKKTEKLKKALSAEEQRLKQVSVMMQLDERKRPYNSLKEVREPTEEEMEAFRMKRCRPDDPMAPFLGQ, encoded by the exons ATGTCGAAGAAGGAGGGTAACGTTAAAGTGTCGGAGGGGGTCGTAGATCTCGAAGAGCCGAAGAAAATGACCCGAGAAGACTGGAGGAAGAAAAAAGAGCTGGAAGAACAGAGAAAATTAGGAAATGCTCCAGCTGAAGTTGACGAGGAGGGAAA GGATATCAACCCTCATATTCCCCAGTACATCTCATCTGTCCCTTGGTACATCGACCCATCAAAGAGACCCACCCTCAAGCACCAGAGACCCCAGACAGAGAACGAGAAACGGTTTACACCCATCGGAGACTGGTACAAAAGAGGTGTACAAGAA AAACCAGTCAGCACAAAATACAGAAAAGGAGCATGTGAAAACTGTGGTGCCATGACACATAAGAAGAAAGAATGTGTGGAG AGACCCAGAAAAGTTGGCGCAAAGTTTTCTGGCACAGACTTGGCACCAGATGAGCACGAACAGATTCAGCTCTCAATGGATTATGATGGAAAGAGAGATCGCTGGAATGGCTATGATCCTGATGAGCACATGCGCATTGTAGAGGAATATGCAAAAGTTGATCTG GCTAAGCGTACTCTCAAAGCTCAGAAACTGCAGGAGGAGTTAGCTTCTGGTAAATTAATGGATCAAGCT AATTCAAGGAAGCATCTTATCGATGATGCAGCACAG GACCACAGCagtgaagatgaggatgatgacaAATATGTTGATGACTTTGACATGCCTGGACAAAACTTTGATTCCAAGAGACGAATCACAGTTAGAAACCTGAGAATCCGGGAGGACATTGCTAAG tatctcAGAAATCTGGATCCAAATTCAGCCTACTATGATCCCAAGACTCGAGCTATGAGGGAGAACCCATACTCCAACACTGGAAAGAATCCAGAAGAGtagaagcgacgggaacacttttt TTCGTGTTGGTCTAACATTGTTTTGTGCGTCTCCTCTGCAGTCTTTGCTTGGGAAGCCTATGAGAAGGGATCTGAAGTTCACCTCCAGGCAGATCCCACCAAGCTGGAGCTTCTCCATCAGTCCTACAGAGTCAAAAAGGATGAATtcaaagagaaacagaaagagagtatTTTGGAAAAG TATGGTGGGCAGGAACACTTGGATGCCCCACCACGAGAGCTTCTGCTGGCTCAGACAGAGGAGTATGTGGAGTATTCTCGTCACGGAGCTGTGTTGAAAGGACAGGAGAAGGCTGTGGCCTGTTCCAAATATGAGGAGGACGTGCTCATTAATAACCACACG TGTATCTGGGGATCGTATTGGAAAGATGGCCATTGGGGTTACAAATGCTGCCACTCAATGGTGAAGCAAAGTTACTGTACAGGAGAAGCTGGCAAGAAAGTAGTG AGCAATTCTTGTATTCCATttgaagatgatgaagaggaggCCCAAACGAGTAAAGAACCAAAGACTCTTTTACAGGTACATTTACA taaaaaaatgaaagacaagaaaaagaagaaaaagagcaaGAAACATAGAGATTCTGACAGCAGTGATGAGGAAGATGAagcaaaaaagacagaaaagctGAAGAAG GCATTGAGTGCGGAGGAGCAGAGGCTGAAGCAGGTGTCTGTAATGATGCAGCTCGATGAGAGGAAGCGGCCGTACAACAGCCTAAAGGAAGTGCGTGAACCCACAGAAGAGGAGATGGAAGCCTTCCGCATGAAACGTTGCCGACCCGATGACCCCATGGCCCCTTTCCTGGGGcagtga
- the LOC109101555 gene encoding fermitin family homolog 3-like, which yields MAAWDLTVTVEDLGPDAPPIQISVTSELHIGGVILKLVEKTNLKKDWSDHALWWEQKQQWLLRTGWTLDKCGVHADARLVFTPQHKPLRLGLPNGVTLKMRACFSSSAFRTVMGICRVLNLRHPEELSLLRPVEEKKKKKDKDSSEELYDLTDVPLTAGSVQALYDGMPAHFADSPKTEAVYKMLSVSLPSPAPEAIAKLYRPASVVDKTHIHTRWLNSSRSLMQQGIRENDKLWLRFKYYTFHDMDPKYDAVRLTQLYEQARWAILLEDIDCTEEEMMLFGALQYHIGKLSLSQDMVSSCQGMDDLESALKSLEVKMVGDSNSTDTLENMTAPELNDYLKIFRPKRLTLKGYKQYWCKFQDTSISYYKSSEDRYGEPIQQLNLKGCEVAPDVSVAGQKFCIRLLIPAPEGMNEIYLRCENEKQYSQWMAACKLASKGLMLLDSSYQNEVKNIQTFLAMQRSNSAAPAAQTDESINTHSLVSPRYHKKYKPKQLTPRILEAYQNVAQLSLTSAILKFLQIWQALPDFGISYFMVRFKGSRKDEVLGITNNRLIRIDLGIGDVVKTWRYNNMRQWNVNWDIRQVAIEFDGNINIAFTCVNADCKVVHEYIGGYIFMSTRSRQQSDTLNEELFHKLTGGHEAL from the exons ATGGCAGCGTGGGACCTTACAGTCACAGTGGAGGATCTTGGTCCTGATGCCCCACCCATCCAAATCAGTGTGACCTCTGAGCTGCACATTGGTGGAGTTATTCTCAAATTAGTTGAGAAGACCA ATCTGAAGAAGGACTGGTCCGATCATGCTCTGTGGTGGGAGCAGAAGCAGCAGTGGTTGCTGAGAACCGGCTGGACACTGGACAAATGCGGGGTCCACGCAGACGCTCGCCTCGTCTTCACCCCACAGCACAAGCCTCTGCGACTGGGCTTGCCGAACGGGGTGACGCTGAAAATGCGAGCCTGTTTCTCCAGTTCTGCATTTCGCACTGTCATGGGCATCTGCAGGGTTCTCA ATTTACGTCACCCAGAGGAGCTCTCCTTGCTCCGTCCTGttgaggagaaaaagaaaaagaaagacaaagattCCTCAGAAGAGCTGTATGATCTTACAGATGTTCCTCTAACCGCAG GCTCTGTTCAAGCTCTGTACGATGGCATGCCGGCTCATTTTGCTGACTCTCCGAAGACTGAGGCTGTGTATAAAATGCTATCTGTCAGCTTGCCCTCACCTGCTCCTGAAGCCATCGCTAAACTCTACCGGCCAGCCAGTGTGGTGGACAAAACACATATTCACACCAG GTGGCTGAATTCATCTCGTTCACTGATGCAGCAGGGGATACGAGAGAATGACAAACTATGGCTTCGTTTCAAATACTACACTTTCCATGATATGGATCCCAAG TATGATGCAGTGCGTTTGACGCAGTTGTATGAACAAGCTCGCTGGGCTATACTCTTGGAGGACATAGACTGTACAGAAGAGGAAATGATGCTGTTTGGCGCCCTGCAG TACCACATAGGAAAACTGTCCTTGTCTCAGGACATGGTCTCTTCTTGTCAAGGGATGGATGACTTGGAGTCTGCGCTGAAATCCCTGGAGGTCAAGATGGTGGGAGATAGCAACAGCACAGACACGCTG GAAAACATGACTGCTCCAGAGCTAAACGACTATTTGAAAATTTTTCG GCCTAAGAGACTAACTCTCAAGGGTTACAAGCAATACTGGTGCAAATTTCAGGACACATCGATCTCCTATTATAAAAGCAGCGAGGACCGCTATGGAGAGCCCATTCAACAACTGAACCTGaaag GCTGTGAGGTTGCGCCAGATGTCAGTGTAGCAGGCCAGAAGTTCTGTATCAGACTCCTCATTCCTGCACCAGAAGGCATGAATGAAATCTACTTgcgatgtgaaaat GAGAAGCAGTATTCTCAGTGGATGGCCGCCTGTAAGCTGGCATCCAAAGGCCTGATGTTATTGGACAGCTCGTATCAGAATGAAGTAAAGAACATCCAGACGTTCCTTGCAATGCAGCGCTCCAACTCTGCAGCTCCTGCTGCACAAACTGACGAAAGCATCAACACACACAGCCTCGTCTCACCAAGATACCATAAGAAATACAAGCCCAAACAG TTAACCCCTCGTATCCTGGAGGCCTATCAGAATGTCGCCCAGCTCTCTTTGACGTCTGCCATCTTGAAGTTCCTGCAGATCTGGCAAGCTCTGCCAGATTTTGGAATTTCCTACTTCATGGTCAG GTTTAAGGGCAGTCGTAAGGACGAAGTTCTGGGCATCACTAACAACCGTCTGATCCGTATAGACCTGGGAATCGGAGATGTGGTGAAGACTTGGCGTTATAATAATATGAGACAGTGGAATGTTAATTGGGACATACGACAG GTGGCGATTGAATTCGACGGAAACATTAACATAGCATTCACCTGCGTGAATGCAGACTGTAAGGTTGTGCATGAGTACATTGGAGGATACATCTTCATGTCCACTCGCTCCCGACAGCAAAGTGACACACTGAACGAGGAGCTCTTCCACAAACTCACCGGCGGCCACGAGGCTCTCTAA